The DNA region GAGTCCCCTCTCTTCCCAGGATTGAAAAAGATGGCGATTGAGACTCTGGCTTCTTCACGTGTATTCATTATCACCCGATGCTCAACACTCTTGTACTTATCATTAGACATTATCTGATGAAAGGGTAGGACACAAAAAATACATTAGATGGGATGATAGCAAACAGCTCAAGAAAGCTTCTTAAAGTCATATTTCTAAAGTCATATTTCTGACACTTAATGGTGGATGAAAGATATCCTAGCAGAAGGACAACAATTGTGTGTAGGTCACTACAATAGAACTAGTCATCCGAGTCGGATCATAAGTGTTGGTTAGGCtataaccggtactgataaagtatcagtgccggttcgtaacatCTCGATTGACCTGCAACTTGGATACATGTTTCCAGATtacagctatttcaaattgaaagcactTGAAGAAAATGAGGATACGCTTGTAATGACTCATAGGCTCTCACAGTTACATGTAGCTAAAACGGTTAGTACATATAGCTTGTAGCTAGGATTATGTCAATAATATTGAGTTTTTCCTCTATGTTGCTGCTCTTTGCTTGTATGATTTTTACTAGAATACCTGGATGCGGACGAGTCGTAGCTTGGCTTTAATCTTGCGTCTTCTTGCACAACGCTGGGGTACATAGTACTTGGCCCGCAATGCAGGAAGGTTCGTGAAGGAAAGTACTAATCACACCTTGAGTTTCAGTGTGATAGCAATGGTTTTGTTATCTACGGAAGTCCAATGAAACTTCCGTTTGAAACGACTAGTGTGCTCATTTATTCACTAAaccattttgatgtaatatttggagttgaaattttaaATGTGAACTATGCACTTAATGGTCTTTGATCTAATTTTAGAAATTcttgtagtttgaattaatgtataaGTGTTTATCGTGATTGAAATATCTGTTTATGAGTAAAAATCTGTATATGTGCTTGTTATATGTGATTGAATTATGAgtgaaatatatgtatatgtgcttgttatctatattgtttcttggatgaatgGGAAGTGAACCAAACGCTGATAATTGGTACCAGTCACGGTTCATAACaaagaaccaacactgatactgattatcagtaccggttataTAACAaataaccggtactgatactgattatcagtgccgactTATAACAAAGAGCCAGTACTAATACTcattatcaatgccggtttaAAAACTGTCACTAATGGcgtttttgaaccgacattaATGACTATTTCTGTAAGTAGTAGGTCTAAGTCTAACCACTACGGACCATGCTATGGTACAGCTCATGCCACACATTGAGTTGCCTACGCAGGGCTTCTAGTCAAATAAAAAACACTCTGATGAAGCTAAACATATATTCTGATTCTACATGCTTGAAAGCTAACAAGCATTTCTATACCATTGTTTTGGTCAGAAATCATAACCATAACTTTCCACGAAAATACAAAAGAGACTACATATTCAAACAGGCATAGTAATATTGGGGCTAGACACATTGGAGCACTATATTCCAACAGTCCAACTTGTAACAACTATTTTACTCTCAGAAATTGATCAAGACATATGCTTTACCAGATATGGTGTACTTTTGCCACTCAAAGGCTTTAAGCCAATGAATACACAAAGTGAAGTATTTAGAACAATAGAGTTTCTAAGTTATGTGAAGTGAACTTAAACTAAAAGTATTTAGAACACATAAAGAGTTTATCAATCGTGAAGATATATATCTGAATTGGCAGAACACTGAACTCAGATACTTCAAATATAATAACTTGAGATTGATCACACAGGATGCAATTGGCCAACTTGGCGAACTTGAAGTAATAAATAATCTGATTATACCTGCAAGAGGTCCCCGACATTGATGACTAGCGCGCCGGGCACGGGCTTCGCATCCACCCAGTGGCTCCTCCCTTCCTCGTCAATCTGCTTCACCTGCAGACCACCGACAGCGTCCTGCGCAAGGACGGTGAGCACACCAGGGTCTGTGTGCGCGACGATGCCCATGGTGCGCTCGGGCTCGGGGCACACCGGGTAGTAGTGGCAGGCCATCAGCTTCCCCTCGAGGCAGGAGGCCTCCTCCAGCGCCGCGGCCCCAAGCCCGAGCCCCTCGGAGAGGAGCCCCAGCAAAGCTCGCCCCACGGCGGTGGTGTGCGCGTCCCACTCGAGGATCTCTTCTCGGCAGACGGCTGGGATGCGCGCCGGGTCGGCCCGCTGGGGCCCAAACAAGATCTGGATGGTGTCGCGCCAGCTCACCGCGCGGGAGCTGAACAGGTCGACGTTGGAGGAGTAGTTAACCCCGCCGGCCACGGCGCGGCTGTAGTGTGAGGCGCGCTCGGGGGCCGGGAGCTCGTTGAAGGCGTGCACGGCGGCGAGCGCCCGCGATGGGTAGTCCGCGGGGACGCCGAGGGCCTGGTGGTGGTTGACGAGGTGGAAGAAGCCCCAGTCGCGGGCGgcctccgccgcggccgccgcggcgagtGGCGCGGGGAGGGAGAGGTCGACGACGGGGATGGAAACGCCGGGGGGAGCGAGCGGGACGGAGGCGTATGGGTCCGGGTGGAGAAAGAGCGCCGGGACGGAGGAGACGCCCGACTCGACGAGGCCGCGCACGCCGGTGCGGGACTCGTCGAAGGCCTTGAGGAGCGCGGCACGATCGGACTGGGGCGCCGGAGGAGAGGGGGACGCCATGGCTGCCGGGTTGTTCGAGGCCTTGGAGTTGCGTGGAAGGGATGTCGATAAATTAGCAGAGAGGGATGGGGGCGATGGGCCTCGACTTCTTATCCGGTCGCCATCGTCCGTTTCGGCCTCCCCCCGCACCCGAGCACGCAACCAACGCCCCTCCTGACGGCGATGGGGCGCGGTTTGT from Phragmites australis chromosome 8, lpPhrAust1.1, whole genome shotgun sequence includes:
- the LOC133926622 gene encoding 1-aminocyclopropane-1-carboxylate oxidase homolog 4-like — its product is MTRLPPSSPVTCRRITVAEQTAPHRRQEGRWLRARVRGEAETDDGDRIRSRGPSPPSLSANLSTSLPRNSKASNNPAAMASPSPPAPQSDRAALLKAFDESRTGVRGLVESGVSSVPALFLHPDPYASVPLAPPGVSIPVVDLSLPAPLAAAAAAEAARDWGFFHLVNHHQALGVPADYPSRALAAVHAFNELPAPERASHYSRAVAGGVNYSSNVDLFSSRAVSWRDTIQILFGPQRADPARIPAVCREEILEWDAHTTAVGRALLGLLSEGLGLGAAALEEASCLEGKLMACHYYPVCPEPERTMGIVAHTDPGVLTVLAQDAVGGLQVKQIDEEGRSHWVDAKPVPGALVINVGDLLQIMSNDKYKSVEHRVIMNTREEARVSIAIFFNPGKRGDSVFYGPLAELVSSENPPKYRNFTMSEFLGSFFKRDLASKALIDHFKL